The following coding sequences lie in one Pirellulales bacterium genomic window:
- a CDS encoding protein kinase — MSPAQRQSTRSEHEASTLNISSQRSRREENLVEEIKRQWRGGTTIDALEALRANPELQQHKSLVVDLAYEEFCLRRESGEEVDPEQFSGRFARYQASVRRRLEIHELLGSFDLVGLSDTSIWPVAGEVFAGFQLVEEIGHGAFARVFLATDPTLGNREVVLKVTAIAEREARLLGQLKHPNIVTVHSVKYDAESGLSAICMAFHGRATLCDLLDQSLAEESPRRLAGLLRRVAQAQPNSDVRAESRPWFGPSFEEQIVGLVAQIADALSYAHGRGIQHRDLKPSNILLDWSGRPMLLDFNLSVDPAEAHRNLGGTLPYMAPEMVAGISREVIDVAPEHGERADIFALGIVLYELLTGQVPFPPAKESAPTSLEDAAQQHLKNQRGAPWYPDDSVLARDSRLRALVERCVAFEPEGRPSSAAEVGHELRDWLSWRCRVRRWVVRHRVFVACCAAVLGGALACGAAWWWLRPPYAERASTAAVVAFRAGDEPLAAHLITAAIESGKRDAVTLATRGRIYQVQGKYGLAAGDYEEALELLPNAQVHAALAFCRAKEHYFDAAVYHTEQAIKLGFNTAKVWYVRGYAESRSGRTNQAIACFERAIELDPNCQPAWIGRASAHLNHSFNTSNVPQRAMVDIEQALAIGPDTGQTRLLAATIYAKAAELDPQWVEAALDHLKAAVELGLDPGGVEHDPRFGALRSDPRFAALCRHARMPAARFASPTLQDPLGDRTLPEFAAAFAP; from the coding sequence ATGAGCCCTGCCCAGCGACAATCGACGCGGTCGGAACACGAAGCCTCGACGCTGAATATCAGCTCGCAGCGCTCTCGGCGCGAGGAGAATCTCGTCGAGGAGATCAAACGCCAATGGCGCGGCGGGACGACGATCGATGCGCTGGAGGCGCTGCGCGCCAATCCCGAACTGCAGCAGCACAAGTCGCTGGTGGTGGATCTCGCCTACGAGGAATTCTGCCTGCGCCGAGAATCGGGCGAGGAGGTCGATCCCGAGCAATTTTCCGGACGCTTTGCCCGCTATCAGGCCTCGGTGAGGCGGCGTCTCGAGATTCACGAGCTGCTGGGGTCGTTCGATCTTGTGGGGCTATCGGACACGTCGATCTGGCCCGTCGCGGGGGAGGTGTTCGCGGGCTTTCAACTGGTCGAGGAGATCGGCCACGGCGCGTTTGCGCGGGTGTTTCTCGCGACCGATCCCACACTCGGCAATCGTGAGGTCGTGCTCAAGGTCACCGCGATTGCCGAACGCGAGGCACGGCTGCTGGGGCAGCTCAAGCATCCGAATATCGTGACCGTACACAGCGTCAAGTACGACGCGGAGAGCGGGCTGTCGGCGATCTGCATGGCCTTTCACGGCCGTGCGACCTTGTGCGATCTGCTCGACCAGTCGCTGGCCGAGGAATCGCCCCGCCGCCTGGCGGGCTTGTTGCGACGCGTGGCGCAGGCTCAGCCGAATTCCGACGTTCGCGCCGAATCGCGTCCCTGGTTTGGCCCGAGTTTCGAGGAGCAGATCGTCGGTCTCGTGGCACAGATCGCCGATGCGCTCAGCTACGCGCACGGTCGCGGGATTCAGCATCGCGACCTGAAGCCGTCGAACATTCTGCTCGATTGGTCGGGGCGGCCCATGCTGCTCGACTTCAATCTTTCGGTCGATCCCGCCGAGGCGCATCGCAACCTGGGGGGCACGCTCCCCTATATGGCCCCGGAGATGGTGGCCGGCATTTCGCGCGAGGTGATCGACGTAGCACCCGAGCACGGCGAGCGGGCCGATATTTTCGCGCTGGGGATCGTGTTGTACGAACTGCTGACGGGGCAGGTGCCCTTTCCGCCTGCCAAGGAGTCAGCGCCCACCTCGCTCGAAGACGCGGCGCAGCAGCACTTGAAAAATCAACGCGGCGCGCCGTGGTACCCGGACGACTCGGTTCTGGCGCGGGATAGTCGGCTACGTGCGCTCGTGGAACGCTGCGTGGCATTCGAGCCGGAAGGGCGCCCTAGTTCGGCCGCCGAAGTAGGCCACGAGTTGCGCGACTGGCTGAGTTGGCGTTGCCGCGTGCGTCGCTGGGTGGTGCGTCATCGAGTGTTCGTGGCCTGTTGTGCCGCCGTGCTGGGCGGGGCGCTGGCCTGCGGCGCCGCGTGGTGGTGGCTGCGGCCACCCTATGCCGAGCGTGCCTCGACAGCGGCGGTCGTGGCTTTTCGAGCGGGAGACGAGCCGCTCGCCGCCCATTTGATCACCGCCGCAATCGAGTCGGGAAAACGCGACGCCGTCACGTTGGCGACCCGGGGACGCATCTATCAGGTGCAAGGCAAGTACGGCCTCGCCGCCGGAGACTACGAGGAAGCGTTAGAACTGCTACCAAACGCACAGGTACACGCGGCGCTCGCTTTTTGCCGGGCAAAAGAACATTACTTCGACGCCGCCGTTTACCACACCGAACAGGCAATTAAGCTGGGGTTCAACACGGCCAAGGTTTGGTACGTGCGAGGGTATGCCGAGAGCCGAAGTGGCAGGACGAATCAGGCCATCGCTTGCTTTGAGAGGGCGATCGAGCTCGATCCGAACTGCCAGCCGGCCTGGATCGGGCGCGCAAGCGCCCATCTGAATCATTCGTTCAACACGTCGAACGTGCCGCAACGGGCAATGGTCGACATCGAGCAGGCATTGGCCATCGGGCCAGACACCGGTCAAACACGCTTATTGGCGGCGACCATTTACGCGAAAGCTGCGGAGTTGGATCCCCAGTGGGTAGAAGCTGCGCTCGATCATCTGAAAGCGGCCGTCGAACTGGGTCTCGATCCTGGGGGCGTCGAGCACGATCCTCGCTTTGGCGCGCTCCGTTCCGATCCCAGGTTCGCGGCCCTTTGCCGGCACGCGCGGATGCCGGCAGCTCGCTTTGCCTCTCCCACTTTGCAAGATCCCCTGGGGGACCGGACGCTCCCGGAATTTGCAGCCGCTTTCGCCCCTTAG
- a CDS encoding sigma-70 family RNA polymerase sigma factor produces the protein MPSTQRTFAELLEEVRAGSDSAAWELVERYEPHVRSVLARGLGPQMRTRLDSIDLAQAAWMSFFRHRSRLAGIDQPKELVGLITAIVRNKLRHAVRDHHRACRDIRRGVPLGGAPSNEIALEAHGARPSQVVAAKERWQLLMAGLPQHYREMVEMRAKGATYVEIAAALGCAERTVRRVMDSIEREYLETGT, from the coding sequence ATGCCATCCACTCAGCGCACATTCGCCGAACTCCTCGAAGAGGTTCGCGCCGGCTCGGATTCGGCCGCGTGGGAGCTCGTCGAGCGCTACGAGCCCCACGTTCGCAGCGTGCTAGCGCGAGGGCTGGGACCTCAGATGCGCACGCGGCTCGACTCGATCGATCTGGCGCAAGCAGCCTGGATGTCGTTCTTCCGTCATCGTTCGCGTCTGGCGGGCATCGACCAGCCGAAAGAACTGGTGGGGCTCATTACGGCGATCGTACGCAACAAGCTGCGACATGCCGTGCGCGATCATCATCGGGCCTGCCGCGATATTCGCCGGGGCGTGCCACTCGGCGGGGCGCCCTCGAACGAGATCGCACTGGAAGCGCACGGAGCGCGTCCCAGCCAGGTGGTGGCTGCGAAGGAACGCTGGCAGCTTTTGATGGCCGGTCTGCCGCAGCACTATCGCGAGATGGTCGAGATGCGCGCCAAAGGCGCCACGTATGTGGAAATCGCCGCCGCGCTGGGCTGCGCCGAGCGGACCGTTCGTCGTGTCATGGATTCGATCGAACGCGAATACCTTGAGACCGGGACATGA
- a CDS encoding class I SAM-dependent methyltransferase, giving the protein MSLYGDVIFPRVLDLVMGQRRLMECRRTALAAARGDMLEIGFGTGLNLACYPAGVSRLTIIDPARHLPKKVEKRIREVEFPVEHAQLDATALPFDAGRFDTVVSTWTLCTIPDVEQALAEVRRVLAPTGKFLFLEHGRSEDPRVARRQDRWNSVQKFVACGCHLNRPIDRLIDVAGLTIERLERFEMPGTPAILAAHYTGMAQRKA; this is encoded by the coding sequence ATGTCCCTATATGGCGATGTGATCTTTCCGCGCGTGCTCGACCTGGTCATGGGACAGCGTCGCCTGATGGAGTGTCGGCGGACGGCGCTAGCCGCCGCGCGGGGAGACATGCTCGAGATCGGCTTCGGCACCGGATTGAACCTCGCGTGTTATCCGGCGGGCGTGTCGCGGCTGACCATCATCGATCCGGCGCGTCATCTTCCCAAGAAGGTGGAAAAGCGCATTCGCGAGGTGGAGTTCCCCGTGGAGCATGCCCAGCTCGATGCGACGGCCTTGCCGTTCGACGCGGGGCGCTTCGACACCGTGGTCTCGACGTGGACGCTGTGTACGATTCCCGACGTCGAGCAGGCTCTGGCCGAAGTGCGGCGGGTGCTGGCGCCGACGGGGAAGTTTCTCTTCCTGGAGCATGGGCGAAGCGAGGATCCGCGTGTTGCCCGGCGTCAGGATCGCTGGAATAGCGTGCAGAAGTTCGTGGCCTGCGGCTGCCACTTGAACCGCCCGATCGACCGCTTGATCGATGTGGCAGGATTGACGATCGAGCGTTTGGAACGCTTCGAGATGCCGGGGACACCAGCCATCCTGGCCGCTCATTACACGGGAATGGCCCAACGCAAAGCCTGA
- a CDS encoding alpha/beta hydrolase, with translation MSHPLMRRFLAAITIVVLGTSATRGADVPVEVESNVEYGTGGGEPLTLHLAKPSSGEGPFPVIVAIHGGGWIGGTKDSHIANIKDYASKGYVAVSVGYRLAPKHPFPAQIEDCKCAVRWLRAHADELKIDPNCIGAIGWSAGAHLAMMLGVMDSSDGCEGKGGCAEESSKVQAVVAYAGPTNLLAEFPDIAVPILDKFLAGPLQERRAAYRNASPVTYVNSGDAPMLLFHGTKDEIVPYEQAVDMVAALTKAGVPGRIELLLGAGHGWGPEEAARTDREAQAFFDAELQPQK, from the coding sequence ATGTCCCATCCGCTGATGCGTCGTTTTCTTGCCGCGATCACGATCGTCGTCCTGGGTACGAGCGCGACGCGCGGCGCCGATGTTCCGGTCGAAGTCGAATCGAACGTCGAATACGGCACCGGCGGCGGAGAACCTCTCACGTTGCATCTGGCGAAGCCCAGCTCGGGCGAAGGGCCCTTTCCGGTTATCGTGGCCATCCACGGCGGCGGCTGGATCGGCGGCACCAAAGATAGTCACATCGCCAACATCAAAGACTACGCGTCGAAGGGATACGTGGCGGTGTCGGTCGGATACCGCCTCGCACCGAAGCATCCTTTTCCCGCGCAGATCGAAGATTGCAAATGTGCCGTCCGCTGGCTGCGTGCGCATGCCGACGAGTTGAAGATCGATCCCAACTGCATCGGCGCGATCGGTTGGTCGGCGGGCGCGCACCTGGCGATGATGCTTGGCGTGATGGATTCGAGCGATGGCTGCGAGGGCAAAGGTGGCTGCGCCGAAGAATCGAGCAAGGTGCAGGCCGTCGTCGCCTACGCCGGTCCGACCAACCTGCTGGCCGAATTCCCCGACATCGCGGTACCGATCCTTGACAAGTTCCTCGCCGGTCCGCTCCAAGAACGCCGCGCCGCGTATCGTAATGCCTCGCCGGTCACGTACGTCAACAGCGGCGACGCGCCGATGCTCCTCTTTCACGGCACGAAGGACGAGATCGTGCCGTACGAACAGGCCGTCGACATGGTCGCCGCCCTGACGAAAGCAGGCGTACCGGGCCGCATCGAATTGCTCCTCGGCGCCGGCCACGGCTGGGGTCCCGAAGAAGCTGCTCGCACGGACCGCGAGGCGCAGGCCTTTTTCGACGCGGAGCTCCAGCCGCAGAAGTAG
- a CDS encoding OmpA family protein encodes MAGKGGGAWKVAYADFVTAMMAFFMVMWITQQNAPVKEAISQYFKDPYGIPSDRPSSSSLLPLRKDGGAPTATGRFKGDRKKGRGAGEMPPTERAVMSDEGQISRKPRLFVLHDGDKAAVGTVVFFADHSAELDAPARQRINELVPILLGKPFKIEVRGHAVELPATEGAKAVDPWRLSYDRCLATMKYLESKGIPAERIRMSQAGSSEPFTLRTESEAVAKNSRVEITMLGEHTNDLRGTRDEREKLNEPPPQVGLPTDQAAIH; translated from the coding sequence ATGGCGGGAAAAGGAGGCGGCGCCTGGAAGGTGGCCTACGCGGACTTCGTGACCGCGATGATGGCCTTCTTCATGGTGATGTGGATCACCCAGCAGAACGCGCCCGTCAAGGAGGCCATCTCGCAGTACTTCAAGGATCCTTACGGCATTCCGTCGGACCGTCCCAGCTCGTCGTCGTTGTTGCCGCTGCGCAAAGATGGTGGCGCCCCGACGGCCACCGGCCGGTTCAAGGGAGATCGCAAGAAGGGACGCGGCGCGGGGGAGATGCCCCCCACGGAACGTGCCGTCATGTCGGACGAAGGGCAGATCTCGCGCAAGCCGCGCCTCTTCGTCCTGCACGATGGCGACAAGGCCGCCGTCGGTACGGTGGTGTTCTTTGCCGACCACTCGGCCGAGCTGGACGCCCCGGCCAGGCAGCGGATCAACGAACTGGTCCCAATCCTGCTCGGCAAGCCCTTCAAGATCGAGGTGCGCGGGCATGCCGTCGAGTTGCCCGCCACCGAGGGGGCTAAAGCGGTGGACCCCTGGCGTCTGAGCTACGATCGTTGCCTGGCGACGATGAAGTATCTCGAGTCGAAGGGGATTCCCGCCGAACGTATTCGCATGAGCCAGGCAGGCTCGTCCGAACCGTTCACCTTGCGCACCGAATCGGAGGCGGTGGCCAAGAACTCGCGCGTCGAGATCACCATGCTCGGCGAGCATACGAATGACCTGAGGGGGACGCGCGACGAGCGCGAAAAACTGAACGAGCCGCCGCCCCAGGTAGGACTGCCCACCGATCAGGCAGCCATCCATTAA